The genomic stretch TCaattaatcgggccttaaatggGTTAATGCACTAATAAAGCCTTAATGATCCTTAATTGTATTAGATTTAGAAACTTTGATATGTTTTATTAAATTAACATCAATTTAGAAAAGACTTtatacttaattacattcactaattagtacaaaaaaaaaatatattcagtaattgataaaaatatgaatatataccttattctataaaaaaaatcaatatatatatataaacgcTCAGGCTAAGTCGGGCTTGTAAACAGGATGGGATGATCGGGCACACGTCGGGTTTACTCCTTACACCATGTACTAGgagtgtcaattctgagcccgcaccggtaggcctGACTGAGCtcgacacgtttatggcccgacTTGGAGCGGCCCATTTAATTAACGTGTCGAGCCCGgcacgtttattaaacgggtgTTCACAGTGTAGGTAGCTAGTTTGTCCGGCGCTCGATCGAACTGACATGTTTGTATACCCGACTTGAACCGACTCGATGtagcccgaccccctttaatactacataaaattcctattttgccactatCAGTGATAAACgacccgacacgtttattaaacgggtgTTCATAGTGTATGTCGCTAGTCTGTCGGGCGCTCGATCGAACCGACACGTTTGTATGCCTGACTTGAACCAACTCGTTGtagcccgaccccctttaatactacataaaattcttattttgccactactagtgagaaactaattaagctttcttatcatttgctttgtagtaggatttgatttaattaaactttattttgtaagttgtaatggtcataatctctcctttttttttttttttttttttttttttttaagaacaaccataatctcatatcacttatcttctttattaaatatttgcGTCACATATTTTTgggccttcaacccacttaagaatcaatttttagggtaggcacattTAAAACACGTTTAGAGCTTGTTTAGATttaaataggtccatagcccggttaaggcccgtttaaggaaACCCGATTAGAGCCTAACACCGACCGACCTGATTATAAGCCATACCATGTCTCTCAAAGTTAGGCTCGTTTACTTAAATGGATATTCATGGTGCAACACTTCCAAGTGATCAAGCCTGATTACCGAGACcggccccaaaaaaaaaaaaaaaaacgtgagAAAATAATCGTTTTGCCTTGTCATCAAGCTTGGATCACTCATGGTTGGAAACATTCACTAGTGCTCTATAATCAAATACtttcaagtaggggtgtcaatcggtcgggccggtctaGTTTCGGTcgagcttaatcgggcttgaagacttttaaaggttacaccgtgtccgcccatgtaactaatcgggcttagttagtgagggcatggtacactttatattcggttggtcggtctcgggctataatcgggctattaAAATCGAGCCTTAATCGgattttagtcgggccttaaccgggccatggacatgtttaatgttaaacgggcgtaaccggtttttaaacgagCCTTCTTTAATATTATTGAGCAACGACGCCGTGACGGACGATGGGGTTTAGTCTACTGTTGTTGAGTTTAATTGTATTATCACCATGAAATCAAagccaccccaccccccccccccccccccccccccaaaaaaaaatcatgaaaataggTTTGAGTTGTTAGTTCAAGCAAACCTGTGAAATACAGCATGCAATAAAATGTTATCTGCCACACAAGTCCTCCACCAGATAGTAATAAAATGTTCAATAATCCATATCAGGCTTCACTGGAGTATAGCAATGAGCATTGCAAGAAATCATCTCCAAGATCAAAAGCATCTGTAGATTCCAACACACATGCAACCATGCGACACAGTTGTGAACTCCTAACTGTTTAAAATGTGCAGAACTGCTGCAAGACTAATAGCTATGAACTTACACAAAACATCCTTTTAATATTACAGGATCGGACACACCAGCAACTTGGTTCTTTTAACCAAAGAAGGCACATGCAACacgagagaaaaaataaattctctgaACCTTGTAAGAGAAGCAGAAACTCACCGAAATTAATCTAGCTCCAATCCAGATGCGTTTGAATGAAGGAAATGGAAGTAATAGACGGCCAACACCATATATTGCGAcaacaaagaaatgaagaactAAGCTCAATGGGCTTGGTGACTGGCGAATCGGCGACAACGGAGAATGGAGAACCACAGCGGCGGTCGCAGCGCAGTCGCCGTAGTGTCAAACGAAGACTCGAAGAGGAAGGTTGAAGACTGACTTGGGCTCGGCGACTGGCGAATCAACGACACCGGAGAATGAAGAACCACAGCAGTGGTCGCGGCGCAGTCGCCGCAGTGTCAAACGAAGACTCGAAGAGGAAGGTTGAAGACCGACTTGGGCTCGGCGACTGGAGAATCAACGACACCGGAGAATGAAGAACCACAACGGTGGTCGCGACTCGCGACGCAGTCGCCGCAGTGTCAAACGAAGACTCGAGGAGGAAGGTTGAAGACCAACTTGGGCTTGGCGTGTGGCGAATCGACGACAACGAAGACCACAGCGGCGGTCGCGGCAGTGTTAAACGAAGAGAAATGTTGAAGACCGAGGgactagggtttttggtttctttgtttattttttctttttaactctttcatatgggggtaaaataggtatcttaCAACTGGGCCGGGCCGGTGCAAAATAGACCGGTCTCAGTCGGATATTaattggtcggtctcggtcgggtgcccgacggtctaagtatcaggactgagaccgaccgtttataaacgggccgggctcaagcccgacatgtttaataaacgggccgggTCGGGCCGGGctataaacggtcggttccatcaggtcgggccacgaattgacaccctacTTTCAAGTGATCATATGAAACATCATTTATGCTCCACATCCCAAATACTCATTTCCCTCAacccctccatctctctctctctctccctctttcgcTCTCTCGTTTGATCAATACCAGATCCTGAAACAGTGAGCCAGGTCCATTTCCTACAGGAGATAGTACCAGGAACGTACATGTAAAATTGTGTGGAGGTTCTTGCGTGCCAGATGAAGGAAGATTGAAAGTAGTTTGTGGGTTATTAATTTTGTCCCTCAGGAGGGAAGGTCGCCATTACCGGGGGATGCTTACTTGCTTAGCTAGAGAACCGGGGATTCAGAAACTCTGGATTGAACCTGACTCGGTTGCATTTGCCGTTGCTGTCAATACTAGAGCCATCCCATGGTTTGTGAAGCAGCATTGGGTTTTCCTTCAACCGTTCTTAGCATCAATTGAATGGAAGACCACTCAGGGAGGCCAACCCTATTGCTGATTTCTAGCCAAGGCCGCGGCGAAGGTTAGAATTTATTCTTCTATGATAGTGCTGCCTTCATTTATGCAAAATGAATTGGTTATTGATGCTCAATGTAGatctccctgctgatggcaatgccgaaggtggggagcACTGATTAGGCTTTTGCCTTTGTATATCTGGATTTATCCAGTCTCACCTTTGTACCCTTTTTTTCTgcaaagaaaaagagggaaggTCGCCATTTTGAAAGCTCACCGAATTGCTAATCTTATAAACATGGCTTGTCAATGAAGCAACACACTATGTGCCATAAGTCTTAAGAAGCTGAGCTAACAATTGATGAAAACAGCCACACTTATTCTGCAACCAAATATTCTTGTAGGATTTGATTTTTTGAGTTAGGTCTAACATAGGAGTATGGATGTGGGGGTGATGTAGGTTTTTTAAGCTAACGAGGAACCTGTCAAATCTGTCCGGTTTTGCGATTCAGGCTTAAGGGTAAACCCGGGTTACATGTAACCACAACTAACCCTTGTGATAGATCAGTCACAGGGAGACTCAATCTAGAGACGTCTGTTAACACACAACGCCTTTTGACTAGCAGAGCTACACCCAGGGTGTAGTGGTGTAGTGGTGTAGTTGCTAATGAATAAAACGGACAGAATACTTCTATGTTCTGGATTGTGTTTTGATGAGATAACCATTTAAATTTGAAAGATATGGTGGAACCTAATCTTTTTAAGTTGTGAGATGAGATAACTGTAAGATCGTAAAGTTGAAATTTATGGTGGAacccatggttttaggtatcggtatcggattgGCCATATCCTATCGGTATCGGCTGAGACATAGGAAAAGGGGGCAATGGCTATGGAGAGAGATGTAATGATTCCAGAATGGGGCTCAGGCTCAATGAGaaggggagaggaagaggaaaatgCAGCCTTATTTCCCTCCAAGATTCCATGGTGGATTTACAAATTCTATCCATTCCACCTCAATTCACCAAAACAATTCAAGAGGGCAGATAAAAATATAGTAAAATGAATTACTTCAATCTCCATAGTGACAATTAGAAGGACCCATTCTGTTATGGAAAAGGTTGGGCAAATTGCTTGCATACTGCAAACTAGCACTCacacactttctctctctatgaTGACCTATCCCACACCCCATTAATAGTGCCCTATCCGGCACCTGCACCCTCATTGGTGCTGCCTGCTAGCCTACCTTCTATAGCCTTTCTAGAATAATCATCAGTCATCatcttttattcataaaaaatactGCTTTTAAGGACAGGAATCTCTTCATGAACAAGAACAAGGAGCTTTGAATAGGATTGATCCCTTCATCTGGGTTTATTGATCCATCTCCCTATAGGACAATTATTAAGTTATTATCAGAGTACATTAACCAGAAACACATAGCTAGGGACTCACTTTCCTCTATATTGGTATAGAGTAGTAGTCTTCTTGCTCACTTCTTTGCTCCACCAGTGGCAAAGTTCATGAGCATGCAGTGTAGATTTTAATGATGGGCTTGAGTAAATGATTAGATCTGCAGAAGGGAGGACGTGCATAGGTTCTGACTCTGTCTTCACAAGCAGAAGATTAGGGATGGAATTCAGTGCAGTTAGTTCTAAAAGTTCCCTACCTCCAAACTCCTCCATCCGTTTCCTGTTTTCAAAATAACCAATAAACTCCGAGCAGATGAGATCTGCTCGATTGAGAAACAAACAGGGGACCCATGAAGACAAGGCAACAAAATCAACATCTAATGCAGACTTCCGGCGTGAATTCTTTGGGAGAATATTGAATGCAGCCGTGATCATACTTGTTGTTGTTCGGATATATTTTTTCAGTTTCTCATCCTTGATCCACTCAATTGGCATAGACACAAGTGGTGGATTAAAGAGGAAAGATTGGAGATAAACACCTGCCTTCGCCATGTACTTGCCTGCGAACATTGCCATGGCAGAGCCCAAAGAATGACCAGCTAACCAGATATTTGAAGCTCCAACTTCGGCTACCATTTCCTTGACAGCTTTCACTCCAACCTCATAGCGTGAGTACGCAGTAATCTCATTTTTGAAGAGAAGGATATCTGATTTGATGTCGCATATCCAGGAGCCTTTCCCAAGGATTGTGCCTCGGAAGGCAATGACATATCTTGGGGCCTTGTGGATTGAGAGATGAGAAGTAGAAGCCGGGGGTTTGAATTCATAAACAGCACCACAGATGGATTTATCATCCATGATTGAATGATGCAACTGAAAATGGAAGAACTCCCACCAGGGTGGAGCAAGAGTTTGAGGTCCATTACGATTCTTCTTGTGTTCACGCTCTAAAATATAGACACCATTCACCATACTGGCAGCAacagatctatggtcatctgcATTATTCCTGCAAAACCCATAAGATAAATAACATGGTATATCTCTTACTGCTAGTAGGAAGCCTAAAGGAAGCCATTGATGTATGGGAAATGTTGTACCAATCAACAGTTGTGAGGTGTGAAGGTCCTGAAAGGTTGAAGTTGTTCTTGTCGGAGACCATTAGCCTCTGTATTTTgctctcctcctcttcctgaTGTCTCCAATGGATCTACAATTTACCAGAGAGAATCACCAGGAAAATTGATCAATAGACTACAAAAACTCAAAATGGGGGGAGGGGGTAGGGTAATATGCTGCATAAAAGATTTTTGAATCAGCAATGAACTGAACATGTGTGATCACTCTAAATGTAACCTAATGTGAGTCTCCAAATGAATAAGATGAATCTTATTTAATTTGGAATCCAAAACCCATAGAAGATTGAATGTCTACCTTTTATGGGTCGAAAGATATGCATTGAAGGCATATTGTTGAATCTGATGTTTGATGTGTTCAGTGAGCTTGATACAGAACTATAAACAATGAAGATCAGAAATAATCAatccccctcctctctctctctctctctctctcactcactttGGTTTATAGGCCAGTGGGCTTGTAAGTCTGATGCGTTTAATATTTGATCAAAACTCAAAGATCCTTAAAAAATTATGATCCTGAGCCATAGATTTATATCCTCGTACTATATCACAATTGAAAGCCTCATCTGTTACTATagatatgtatatgtatatgtatatatatatatatatacacacacacagacaATGCACAGCCAACATGCCTGATGATTATACTGATCCTAAAAGCTTTTTGTGCTGTAATTCTTAGAACTTGCCAAGCACAACCAATTCAAGCTCTCTACAAGCAGTGGTTGGATTATATGATCAATAGGCTCGAAATTGTATAAATTGAGCAGGCTTAAACAAAAATTATCATCTCCAAATAGCTATAACCACCCACATGGAAAAGGAGGACTCAGTTTTGGGACTCAGATCCTCAATTGGGGAATGACGACCATACCAAAACCCACTAATGCAAACTTGTGGTCTAAATTAAATCACTCAACATTTAGCGCACAAAacttttcaaagaaaaaacctccccagaagggaaaaaataaaaaaactgtaGGAAATGGAGATGGAGCTAATTGATATGTTCCTTTCTTCTTACACAAGAAGCGCAGCAACAATTTAAACCTGTAAGAAGTGGAGAGTAGATGATCAGAGCATACTGTATCAGAAAGATGGGTCAAAGTTCTCGCCTTCAATCATTTGATCTCCAATCCTAGAAGTtgaaagagatgagagagggagaaagtaATGCATATCATGAAGCATTAAGGCATCATACTAATGAACCCAAGAGAGATAATTGGGAGTGGAAAAGGAGCATCTAGAGAAAGGGAACAGAAACACCATCCAAGGTTGATGTTGGAGAGCATTGAAAAATATCATACTAACATGATCTGCAGGTTCACGGTTGCTCTTATATATAGGCAGTGAAACTAAGAAAAtgcagaaaaaagaaataagatcaCAAGGGAATCAGAATTACAGTGGTATCAATACCTAATACAGTTTAACAACAAAGGAAAGCAAAACCCTATTGTGCTAAACAGATGAAGGCTAAGGATTTGGCAGTATAAGAGAGATCAACTTGATGTTCATGGACTGCGCTAGGAGATCTCTTGTAGAAATGTAAGAATCAaattaagttgcactattgcaacatgttggtcacaggtttaaaacttggaaatagcctctcctgtgaagcagggggtaaggctgtgtacatttgcccctaccagaccctgcagtagcaggagccttgtgcattgggttgctctttttagcTTTCCTTACAAGTGTATTGACTCTTGATTCTCTCCACCCTTTCTCCTTTAAAAGAGAATCAGTGGGAGTGTGAATGACAGTGAAAAATCCCTTCTGTGGACATAGGTTGACATTAAAATTCTGcaatctccttctctctctgtctctatctctatctctatctctatccCTTTTAGTGCTGTAATAGGCTGCAATCTTGTTTGTTTTTCTGGCTGATTGAGACTCATTACTATTAAGCATaactttttcagaaaaaaaataaaaaaaaaggagggattTAGAATTGGGACTGGAACCTAAAGCTATCCCACCCACTTTTTGTTGGGAAGCAAGGCCTTCCTGTCTGTGTATGAGTTATAGATACAGACACAAGCacaaattaaaacaaaacacCAAATTTAACATGGAAAACCCTTCAATGTGAAAGGAAAACCATGTGGCAAAATCTGAGGGGACCACACTAAAATTTAATGATTACAATGTTCTAATCTCAAGTTTTTGATCACCCAAAACTTGAGATTTAAAAACAAGAATGAGAGAAGAACAATAACACTTGAAGAAGTATAAGGTTAATTACTAGCATGCATCAACAAGTTGACACTATTCCACCTCTAAAATTCCCCTAAGAAACATCTCCCAATAGCTTGGAGAAACAACCGAAAGCACAAATACCATTTTTGATTTACTAGCTAGATCAAGAGTGTGAGAAATAGCAGAAAACAGGCCTCAAGAATGACCCCAATGTGAGAATAAATCTCCTATAGAAATTCAAAGATTCAAAACCTTTGTTTTGTCTTCTCAAAAAGCTTGTGTATTCCTCTATACccaaaaaactctctctctctcttctttttgggtgaatggaAAATATATCAAAGCAAAAGAGCAATGTCCAACATCAAATCCAATAATGGCAAGCctaagaagagggggggggggcaccCCAACAGAAGATCAAAACAGATAATCAAATGACGATACTTCAAAAGTAGGGGAGAAGAAACATCCATAAATGATGATACATCAAGAAGCTGGGATGAAGGGAGAGATAAGAGGAAGGTCCCAACATTTAGCTAGATGCCTATTTCTTAAAGTGTCTGGGCTTGCAAAACGAATTGGGAGAATCTTATTTCTGATCTCAAATGTAATGACTGCCTAGATCTGTTTTATAGTGAGCGACAAGGAGGTCCATCTTCTAAACATTATGAATAACAGCACTAAAGGCAAGATTTCCAATATAATCACTAACTGACTTACtactgaattttattttatttattttttaagattcACCTATTCTCTTTTGAAGGGATGGATTATTCTTTGATGAGGCCAAAACTTACCAAGGACCCCTTTCTAAACCGATAAggacaagaaaagaagaggtggTCCACATTTTCAATAGAGTTCCTAAATAAACAACAATTAGTGATTGATAAATTTCTCTTACGAAAAAACTCCTAAGTAGGGAGAGATAAGGTTAGAGCGCACCAAATTGTGAAACTATTTCTAGGAA from Macadamia integrifolia cultivar HAES 741 chromosome 14, SCU_Mint_v3, whole genome shotgun sequence encodes the following:
- the LOC122061077 gene encoding GDSL esterase/lipase At4g10955-like, which translates into the protein MVSDKNNFNLSGPSHLTTVDWNNADDHRSVAASMVNGVYILEREHKKNRNGPQTLAPPWWEFFHFQLHHSIMDDKSICGAVYEFKPPASTSHLSIHKAPRYVIAFRGTILGKGSWICDIKSDILLFKNEITAYSRYEVGVKAVKEMVAEVGASNIWLAGHSLGSAMAMFAGKYMAKAGVYLQSFLFNPPLVSMPIEWIKDEKLKKYIRTTTSMITAAFNILPKNSRRKSALDVDFVALSSWVPCLFLNRADLICSEFIGYFENRKRMEEFGGRELLELTALNSIPNLLLVKTESEPMHVLPSADLIIYSSPSLKSTLHAHELCHWWSKEVSKKTTTLYQYRGK